Proteins found in one Aneurinibacillus uraniidurans genomic segment:
- the fliD gene encoding flagellar filament capping protein FliD — protein MPNMRITGMSGFDTEGTVKKLMDAERIPLNKMMGQQQVLRWKQDLYRDINKSFAALNSAVDKMRYVSSWGSYKVSSSNSGAVSVTNGSANGEATHSIEVTRLAETAKKTGTSLATLSTSDVIQGNIYLAPPATLPDFSSPRSMSVAFGGVTKTIQITSADNVKDTDTLQSALQSKLDAAFGSDAIAVDLSTGSITMKPGVAFAASKPGIKVMNYGSDALATELGLDGLTSKIELTTKIEDLRSKLGISSTVDIVGQKDITTLASNYFTSTSPSPRQMNIEINNISHTIDIPSDGSVTNANLATYLQSQIESIPGVGAGNVAVTEDPSTHQLKINTAGALAGQKIKIANSGKDTLAADLGLNGQSNFDLTGIQINGANIPRVSAGQSVQSLMNAISASSAGVRLSYENTNQTFSFTSKDSGATSMVNFSGSNGAGLDFLNKIGVSPATSVYGQDAEVKIDGITMTRSSNTFTQDGVTYTLNQVTTGPVGVNVQQDTDGIFEKISDFVTKYNDMVSLVSGKLTEKTTYRKYAPLNADQKQAMKDTEITIWEEKAKGGLLHNDSMLKSALDDLRSRVTSPVSGTKPGDPSMLSQIGIDTSKNMSESGKLVIDEEKLRKAISDNPSGVIALFTAKSSVSDKKSEQYKSESGIAVRLFQRIDVFNHGIMDEINTKIENKLNASDSSALEKQIQDFQRRIDDMNTSLSQKEDAYYRKFAAVEKALSNANSQSSWLASQLGGGK, from the coding sequence ATGCCAAATATGAGAATTACTGGAATGTCGGGGTTTGATACAGAAGGTACTGTGAAAAAGTTAATGGATGCTGAGCGTATTCCACTTAATAAAATGATGGGACAGCAGCAAGTTCTACGGTGGAAGCAGGATTTGTATCGTGACATTAACAAGAGTTTTGCTGCTCTAAACAGTGCTGTAGATAAGATGCGCTACGTATCAAGCTGGGGCTCATACAAAGTCTCATCTTCTAACAGTGGTGCAGTCTCGGTTACAAATGGAAGTGCAAATGGAGAAGCGACGCATTCAATAGAAGTAACACGTCTTGCGGAAACTGCTAAGAAGACAGGAACATCGCTTGCTACCCTTTCGACAAGTGATGTCATTCAAGGTAACATATATTTGGCTCCGCCTGCTACGTTGCCTGATTTTTCGTCACCTCGCTCTATGAGTGTAGCGTTTGGTGGAGTTACAAAAACGATCCAGATTACGAGCGCTGATAATGTAAAAGATACTGATACTTTACAATCAGCTTTACAAAGTAAACTGGATGCTGCTTTTGGAAGCGACGCTATCGCTGTTGATTTGAGTACAGGAAGTATTACCATGAAGCCGGGTGTAGCATTTGCTGCCTCTAAGCCAGGAATTAAAGTAATGAACTATGGAAGCGATGCGCTGGCAACTGAGCTCGGACTTGATGGTTTAACATCTAAAATTGAACTTACTACTAAAATTGAAGACCTTAGAAGTAAATTAGGTATTAGTAGCACTGTTGATATTGTTGGACAAAAGGATATTACGACTCTTGCTTCCAACTATTTTACATCTACATCCCCATCGCCGCGCCAGATGAATATAGAAATTAATAACATTTCGCACACAATCGATATCCCAAGTGACGGTAGTGTTACGAACGCAAATCTGGCAACATATTTGCAATCTCAGATTGAAAGTATACCTGGAGTTGGTGCGGGAAACGTAGCTGTTACGGAAGACCCATCTACTCATCAGCTTAAAATAAATACTGCGGGAGCACTGGCAGGCCAGAAGATCAAAATAGCGAACAGTGGAAAAGATACGCTAGCAGCAGACTTAGGACTGAATGGTCAGAGCAATTTTGATTTAACAGGAATTCAGATTAACGGGGCGAATATCCCTCGCGTATCCGCAGGACAATCCGTACAGTCGTTAATGAATGCCATTAGTGCTTCGAGCGCTGGTGTGCGACTTTCCTATGAAAATACAAATCAGACATTCTCGTTTACAAGCAAAGACTCCGGTGCTACGTCGATGGTTAATTTCTCTGGAAGTAATGGCGCAGGGCTCGATTTTCTAAACAAGATTGGAGTTTCACCAGCTACTTCCGTATATGGTCAGGATGCAGAAGTGAAAATCGATGGAATAACGATGACACGTAGCAGCAATACGTTTACACAGGATGGAGTTACGTATACACTTAACCAAGTTACAACGGGACCGGTTGGGGTGAATGTGCAGCAGGATACAGACGGGATATTTGAAAAAATCTCTGATTTTGTCACGAAGTATAATGATATGGTATCCCTTGTTTCTGGGAAACTTACAGAGAAAACAACATATCGTAAATATGCGCCTTTGAATGCTGACCAGAAGCAAGCGATGAAAGATACAGAGATTACGATATGGGAGGAGAAAGCAAAAGGCGGTCTGCTGCATAATGACTCGATGTTGAAGAGTGCTTTGGACGATTTGCGTTCTCGCGTGACAAGTCCAGTCTCGGGAACAAAGCCGGGAGATCCTAGCATGTTGTCACAGATCGGAATTGATACATCGAAAAATATGAGTGAAAGTGGAAAGCTAGTCATTGATGAAGAAAAGCTGCGTAAAGCTATCTCTGATAATCCTAGTGGTGTAATTGCTCTGTTTACAGCTAAATCATCTGTAAGTGACAAAAAATCTGAGCAATATAAGAGTGAAAGCGGGATTGCCGTTCGACTGTTTCAGAGAATCGACGTGTTTAATCATGGTATTATGGATGAAATCAATACTAAAATTGAGAACAAGTTGAATGCC